A genomic segment from Alkalilimnicola ehrlichii MLHE-1 encodes:
- a CDS encoding pilus assembly PilX N-terminal domain-containing protein produces MSDTAFGHLADRQRGIALMMSLVLLAVLSLVGVTAMQGSVLQERMAGGQSTLQDAFLEAEADLVRQLNCVLDNSDDMPNLEAECGLVIDPDTNTLELTANAVHATGARQVLAMNVRLNVLGEGDEGDERAGGFNSNAAVSCFGAECDVSPGPGAADYGIDGRDYTAPDLTQGENCGIQGAHTRDFADADVRQDVAGAIVPEGDISDRPGAGGGGGRGGPPGGGGGGGPSGIIGSPDVIDNSTHYEATYGHSTAHAVNEFNQLINSLVQGREPSSHAVGAYEEGIYYAGEGDEITFSGEGQSGFGGIVILEGGSLNLDGNSCFSGLVLVRGGGTVTGGTSAIIGSVISIPGFDEQGEPLESALDTAGNTSFFYSAEALRRAGEIWDEEDDDDGDGPSGIAEWGGWRAPLNL; encoded by the coding sequence ATGAGCGATACGGCATTTGGACATTTGGCGGACCGGCAGCGCGGTATTGCCCTGATGATGAGCCTGGTCCTCCTGGCGGTGCTCTCCCTCGTGGGTGTCACCGCGATGCAGGGCTCTGTACTGCAGGAACGCATGGCGGGTGGGCAAAGCACGTTACAGGATGCGTTCCTTGAGGCCGAGGCGGACCTGGTCAGGCAGCTTAACTGCGTGCTCGACAACAGTGACGATATGCCAAACCTGGAGGCTGAATGCGGACTGGTCATCGATCCTGATACCAATACCTTAGAGTTGACAGCCAATGCGGTCCACGCGACCGGTGCGCGTCAGGTCCTGGCTATGAATGTCCGGTTGAACGTTTTGGGTGAAGGTGACGAAGGGGACGAAAGAGCGGGCGGTTTTAACTCCAACGCGGCGGTTTCGTGTTTTGGGGCAGAGTGTGATGTGAGCCCTGGTCCGGGCGCGGCGGACTATGGCATCGATGGTCGGGACTATACCGCCCCGGACCTGACCCAAGGGGAAAACTGCGGGATACAGGGTGCTCACACCCGTGATTTCGCAGATGCGGATGTCAGGCAGGATGTCGCAGGGGCCATCGTACCGGAGGGTGATATCAGTGACAGGCCAGGTGCTGGTGGCGGGGGTGGTAGAGGGGGGCCGCCGGGCGGTGGTGGCGGTGGAGGGCCCTCTGGAATTATCGGTAGCCCGGATGTGATTGATAACTCAACCCACTACGAGGCGACTTACGGCCACAGTACAGCGCATGCAGTGAATGAGTTTAATCAGCTTATCAATAGCCTGGTTCAGGGCAGGGAACCCAGCAGCCATGCTGTGGGTGCGTATGAGGAGGGGATCTACTATGCCGGGGAAGGGGATGAGATCACGTTCAGCGGTGAGGGGCAGTCCGGCTTCGGCGGGATTGTTATTCTGGAAGGCGGATCATTAAACCTGGACGGAAACTCCTGTTTCTCAGGGTTGGTTCTGGTTCGAGGTGGGGGTACGGTAACGGGCGGGACCTCAGCGATCATCGGCAGTGTTATCTCGATTCCGGGTTTTGATGAACAGGGTGAGCCCCTGGAGTCGGCCCTGGATACTGCTGGCAATACCAGTTTCTTCTATAGTGCCGAGGCCTTGCGACGTGCCGGCGAGATCTGGGATGAGGAAGACGACGACGATGGGGATGGGCCATCGGGTATCGCGGAGTGGGGTGGCTGGCGTGCGCCGTTGAACTTGTAG
- a CDS encoding DUF4399 domain-containing protein yields the protein MKLQSLARTSALLVLTGGLALAAGSATGVERISAPEDAKVYFISPQDGDTVESPVHVQMGLRGMGVAPAGLEADNTGHHHLLINKPLDEIDLDGSLPFTDQTRHFGGGQTEGKIELEPGTHTLQLLFMDYRHISFDPPVVSETIQITVE from the coding sequence ATGAAACTACAATCACTTGCCCGAACGTCAGCCCTTCTGGTATTGACCGGCGGACTCGCACTGGCGGCCGGCAGCGCCACGGGCGTGGAACGCATCTCGGCACCGGAAGACGCCAAGGTCTATTTCATCAGCCCACAGGACGGTGACACCGTCGAAAGCCCGGTCCACGTGCAGATGGGGCTGCGCGGCATGGGTGTGGCCCCGGCTGGCCTGGAGGCCGACAACACCGGCCACCATCACCTGCTGATCAACAAGCCGCTGGACGAAATCGACCTGGATGGGTCATTACCCTTCACCGATCAAACGCGCCACTTCGGTGGTGGCCAGACCGAGGGCAAGATCGAACTCGAACCCGGCACCCACACCCTGCAACTGCTGTTCATGGACTACCGCCACATCAGCTTTGACCCACCGGTCGTCTCCGAGACGATTCAGATCACCGTCGAATAG
- a CDS encoding sigma-54-dependent transcriptional regulator, whose translation MAAPQVLVVDDEPDIRDLLGITLRRMGINCRTAASLREARDRLQEQAYDLCLTDMRLPDGNGIELVRYIQKRFPDMPTAVITAYGNMDTAVEAMKAGAFDFVPKPLDVDTLRQVVNQALKLGPESAIDRRSRDVLLGDSEAMRRIRGMIVKLARSQAPVYIQGPSGTGKELVARLIHDKGPRRDGPFVPVNCGAIPSELMESEFFGHKKGAFTGAHADHKGLFQTAEGGTLFLDEVAELPLPMQVKLLRAIQEKRVRPVGASKEVPVDVRILSATHQDLARRVAEGAFREDLYYRLNVIPLSIPPLRERPEDIPPLIDHLLEKMVGDDPELRPRLTTDALRALQRHPFRGNVRELENILERALTLADEGVIDVEDLHLPDGDASAPAQQNSELAIPEPDEGFELEGYLQDLERTAIQRALAKTNGNKTAAANLLGISFRSLRYKLKKLEME comes from the coding sequence ATGGCCGCACCACAAGTGCTCGTGGTGGACGACGAACCGGACATCCGCGACCTGCTGGGCATCACCCTGCGCCGCATGGGCATCAACTGCCGCACCGCCGCCAGCCTGCGCGAGGCGCGGGACCGGCTGCAGGAACAGGCCTACGATCTCTGCCTGACAGACATGCGCCTGCCGGATGGCAACGGCATCGAACTGGTCCGCTACATCCAGAAGCGCTTCCCCGACATGCCCACCGCGGTGATCACCGCCTACGGCAATATGGACACCGCCGTGGAGGCCATGAAGGCCGGTGCCTTCGACTTCGTCCCCAAACCGCTGGACGTCGACACCCTGCGCCAGGTGGTCAACCAGGCCCTCAAGCTGGGACCGGAAAGCGCCATCGACCGCCGCTCCCGCGACGTGCTGCTGGGCGACTCCGAGGCCATGCGCCGGATCCGCGGCATGATCGTCAAACTGGCCCGCAGCCAGGCACCGGTCTACATCCAAGGCCCCTCCGGCACCGGCAAGGAGCTGGTCGCCCGCCTGATCCACGACAAGGGCCCGCGCCGTGACGGCCCCTTCGTGCCCGTCAACTGTGGCGCCATCCCCTCCGAGCTGATGGAGTCGGAGTTCTTCGGCCACAAAAAGGGCGCCTTCACCGGAGCCCACGCCGACCACAAGGGGCTGTTCCAGACCGCCGAAGGCGGCACCCTGTTTCTGGATGAGGTGGCCGAGCTGCCCCTGCCTATGCAGGTCAAACTACTCCGGGCCATTCAGGAGAAACGGGTGCGCCCGGTGGGGGCCAGCAAGGAGGTCCCGGTGGACGTACGCATCCTTTCCGCCACCCACCAGGATCTGGCCCGCCGGGTGGCGGAAGGCGCCTTCCGCGAGGACCTCTACTACCGGCTGAACGTCATCCCGCTCTCCATCCCACCCCTGCGCGAGCGCCCCGAAGACATCCCCCCGCTGATCGATCACCTGCTGGAAAAGATGGTGGGCGACGACCCGGAACTACGACCGCGCCTGACCACCGACGCCCTGCGCGCCCTGCAGCGCCACCCCTTTCGGGGCAATGTGCGGGAGTTGGAGAACATCCTGGAACGGGCGCTGACGCTGGCCGACGAAGGCGTCATCGACGTGGAGGACCTGCACCTGCCGGACGGCGACGCCTCCGCCCCGGCACAGCAGAACAGTGAGTTGGCGATCCCCGAACCGGATGAGGGCTTCGAGCTGGAAGGCTACCTGCAGGACCTGGAGCGCACCGCCATCCAGCGGGCCCTGGCCAAGACCAACGGCAATAAGACCGCCGCCGCCAACCTGCTGGGCATCAGCTTCCGCTCCCTGCGCTACAAGCTGAAAAAGCTGGAAATGGAGTAG
- the pyrE gene encoding orotate phosphoribosyltransferase — protein MTDTTDHKTRFIEFALEREVLRFGDFTLKSGRQSPYFFNTGLFNSGQALARLGQHYAQALVDSGLEFDMVFGPAYKGIPLAASLSIALAEHHGRDVPYAFDRKEAKTHGEGNNLVGAPLRRRVLIIDDVISSGMSVRGAVDLIREHGAQPAGVIIALDRQERGEGEQSAVQEVERGLDLPVVNIICLDDLEAWLARTGRHEDDLQRIRAYRNRYGVQ, from the coding sequence ATGACCGACACCACCGACCACAAGACCCGCTTCATCGAGTTCGCCCTGGAGCGCGAGGTGCTGCGCTTCGGCGACTTCACCCTCAAGTCCGGGCGCCAGAGCCCCTACTTCTTCAACACCGGGCTGTTCAACAGCGGCCAGGCCCTGGCCCGGCTCGGTCAGCACTATGCCCAGGCCCTGGTGGACTCGGGGCTCGAGTTCGACATGGTGTTCGGCCCCGCCTACAAGGGCATCCCGCTGGCCGCCTCGCTCTCCATCGCCCTGGCCGAACACCACGGCCGGGACGTCCCCTACGCCTTCGACCGCAAGGAGGCCAAGACCCACGGCGAGGGCAACAACCTGGTGGGCGCCCCGCTGCGCCGCCGGGTGCTGATCATCGACGACGTCATCTCCTCCGGCATGTCCGTGCGCGGCGCGGTGGACCTAATCCGCGAGCACGGGGCGCAGCCGGCCGGGGTGATCATCGCCCTGGACCGCCAGGAACGCGGCGAGGGTGAGCAGTCGGCGGTCCAGGAGGTGGAGCGCGGGCTCGACCTGCCCGTGGTCAACATCATCTGCCTGGACGACCTGGAGGCCTGGCTGGCACGCACCGGCCGGCACGAGGACGATCTGCAACGCATCCGTGCCTACCGCAACCGCTACGGGGTGCAATAA
- the ppc gene encoding phosphoenolpyruvate carboxylase: MSIQDSDAALRDDIRLLGEMLGDTLKEQEGTDLFDTVERIRALAKQARAGDQGAAEALEQELGSLDEHQIMPVARAFSQFLNLANIAEQHHRVRRSREWARSPDASPLKGSLAEAFPRLLQGETDPEALYHAACELDIELVLTAHPTETQRRTMLQKYNRIARLLDGRDRLDLTPDETEEVTAGLRREIIGAWQSDEIRRRRPTPVDEARWGLAVMEQVLWDAVPRYLRNLDRSLREHTGRALPLDAAPIRFGSWMGGDRDGNPNVTARVTREVCLAGRWMAATLYEKEIQTLINTLSMTRCDQALRELVGDAWEPYRVLLKRLRARLRLTQRWVEARLAGKRPPEGEVLLDKEDLLRPLLTCYHSLHRCGAGQVAEGELLDTIRRVSCFGLTLTRLDIRQHADRHADALSEITSALGLGRYDQWDEEARQRWLLSELASRRPLIPDDLEPGEEAAEVLETCRTLAELGSDGLGAYIISMAEHPSDILAVELLQKACGVTQPLRSVPLFETRDTLQNAAETMRVLFEQPWYRDRIGGHQEIMIGYSDSGKDAGHLTAAWTLYQAQEALVALAEENGIQLTLFHGRGGSIGRGGGPTHAAVLSLPPGSVKGTLRVTEQGEVIQSKFGLPGIALRNLEIYTAAVLEATLQPPAEPRPEWREVMDRLSDTACGAYRGLVKETPEFIEYFQAATPVREIGQLAIGSRPAKRNQKALTVDNLRAIPWIFAWTQTRLMLPAWLGVGDALSEALEEDLGDTLREMFQQWPFFEAFLDMVEMVLAKGDPGVASLYDRRLVPEELHGMGEQLRGRYRKTLDAVLSVTGHERPLADFPVVRRAVDVRNPYVDPLNLLQAELLYRSRLCDDEQLRRVLMVAINGIAAGMRNTG; the protein is encoded by the coding sequence ATGAGCATTCAGGATTCCGATGCCGCCCTGCGCGACGACATTCGCCTACTCGGCGAGATGCTGGGCGACACCCTGAAGGAGCAGGAGGGCACGGATCTCTTCGACACCGTGGAGCGCATCCGCGCCCTGGCCAAACAGGCGCGCGCCGGGGATCAGGGCGCCGCCGAGGCCCTCGAGCAGGAGCTGGGCTCGCTGGATGAGCACCAGATCATGCCCGTCGCCCGCGCCTTCTCGCAGTTCCTCAACCTGGCCAACATCGCCGAACAGCACCATCGCGTCCGGCGCAGCCGCGAGTGGGCGCGCAGCCCGGACGCCAGCCCGCTCAAGGGCTCGCTGGCCGAGGCCTTCCCCCGCCTGCTGCAGGGCGAGACCGACCCCGAGGCCCTCTACCACGCCGCCTGCGAGCTGGACATCGAGCTGGTCCTCACCGCCCACCCCACCGAGACCCAGCGCCGTACCATGCTGCAGAAGTACAACCGCATCGCCCGGCTGCTGGACGGCCGCGACCGGTTGGACCTGACCCCCGACGAAACCGAGGAGGTCACCGCCGGCCTGCGCCGGGAGATCATCGGTGCCTGGCAGAGCGACGAGATCCGCCGCCGCCGGCCCACGCCGGTGGACGAGGCGCGCTGGGGCCTGGCGGTAATGGAACAAGTGCTCTGGGACGCCGTCCCCCGTTATCTGCGCAACCTCGACCGCAGTCTGCGCGAGCACACCGGACGCGCCCTGCCGCTGGACGCCGCCCCCATCCGCTTCGGCTCCTGGATGGGCGGTGACCGAGACGGCAATCCCAACGTCACCGCCCGGGTCACCCGGGAGGTCTGCCTGGCCGGCCGCTGGATGGCCGCCACCCTGTACGAAAAGGAAATCCAGACCCTCATCAACACCCTGTCCATGACCCGCTGTGACCAGGCCCTGCGCGAGCTGGTGGGCGACGCCTGGGAGCCCTACCGGGTGCTGCTCAAACGCCTGCGGGCCCGGTTGCGCCTGACCCAGCGCTGGGTGGAAGCCCGCCTGGCCGGCAAGCGCCCGCCCGAGGGCGAAGTGCTACTGGACAAGGAGGACCTACTGCGGCCGCTGCTGACCTGCTACCACTCGCTCCACCGCTGCGGCGCTGGCCAGGTGGCCGAGGGCGAGTTGCTGGACACTATTCGCCGGGTCTCCTGCTTCGGCCTCACCCTCACCCGGCTCGACATCCGCCAGCACGCCGACCGCCACGCCGACGCCCTCTCCGAGATCACCAGCGCCCTGGGCCTGGGCCGCTACGACCAGTGGGACGAGGAGGCCCGTCAGCGCTGGCTATTGAGCGAGCTGGCCAGCCGCCGGCCGCTGATCCCGGACGACCTGGAACCGGGCGAGGAGGCCGCCGAGGTCCTCGAGACCTGCCGCACCCTGGCCGAGCTGGGCAGCGACGGCCTGGGCGCCTACATCATTTCCATGGCCGAACACCCCTCCGACATCCTCGCGGTGGAGCTGCTGCAAAAGGCCTGCGGTGTCACCCAACCGCTGCGCAGCGTCCCGCTGTTCGAGACCCGGGACACCCTGCAGAACGCCGCCGAGACCATGCGGGTACTGTTCGAACAGCCCTGGTATCGCGACCGGATCGGCGGCCACCAGGAGATCATGATCGGCTACTCCGACTCGGGCAAGGATGCCGGGCACCTCACCGCTGCCTGGACCCTCTACCAGGCCCAGGAGGCCCTGGTGGCCCTGGCCGAGGAAAACGGCATCCAACTCACTCTGTTCCACGGCCGGGGCGGTTCCATCGGCCGCGGCGGCGGTCCCACCCACGCCGCCGTGCTCTCACTGCCGCCCGGTTCGGTCAAGGGCACCCTGCGGGTCACCGAACAGGGCGAAGTCATCCAGTCCAAGTTCGGCCTGCCCGGCATCGCCCTGCGCAACCTCGAGATCTACACCGCCGCGGTGCTGGAGGCCACCCTGCAGCCGCCGGCCGAACCGCGGCCCGAATGGCGCGAGGTGATGGACCGGCTCAGCGACACCGCCTGCGGGGCCTACCGCGGGCTGGTCAAGGAGACACCAGAGTTCATCGAGTACTTCCAGGCCGCCACCCCGGTGCGCGAGATCGGCCAGCTGGCCATCGGCAGCCGTCCGGCCAAGCGCAACCAGAAGGCGCTCACCGTCGACAACCTGCGGGCCATCCCCTGGATCTTCGCCTGGACCCAGACCCGCCTGATGCTGCCCGCCTGGCTGGGCGTGGGCGATGCGCTGAGCGAGGCGCTGGAGGAGGACCTAGGCGACACCCTGCGGGAGATGTTCCAGCAGTGGCCCTTCTTCGAGGCCTTCCTGGACATGGTGGAGATGGTCCTGGCCAAGGGCGACCCGGGCGTGGCCAGCCTCTACGACCGCCGCCTGGTGCCGGAAGAGCTCCACGGCATGGGCGAGCAGCTGCGCGGGCGCTACCGCAAGACCCTGGACGCCGTGCTTAGCGTCACCGGGCACGAACGGCCGCTGGCCGACTTCCCGGTAGTCCGCCGCGCGGTGGACGTGCGCAACCCCTACGTGGACCCGCTCAACCTGCTGCAGGCCGAGCTGCTCTACCGCAGCCGCCTGTGCGACGATGAACAGCTCCGCCGCGTGCTCATGGTGGCCATCAACGGCATCGCCGCCGGCATGCGCAACACCGGGTAG
- a CDS encoding CBS domain-containing protein: MRGKIDVAKIRREREEAVERERKAREQRRVVAPLEEMIASGRTPHTVGDLMNPNPVTVPAETSVEDAMHLMREKRISSVITEPGTEGEWGIMTQRDVLSRIVSKNRTPSTVQVEEIASRPLVTTPVDTSLHDCAEIMSESNIRRMVVMDNNNKPVGIISDTDIFASVEQFGLPE, translated from the coding sequence ATGCGCGGCAAGATCGACGTGGCCAAGATCCGCCGCGAGCGTGAAGAGGCCGTCGAGCGCGAGCGCAAGGCCCGCGAGCAGCGCCGTGTGGTGGCCCCGCTGGAGGAGATGATCGCCTCCGGCCGCACGCCGCACACCGTGGGCGACCTGATGAACCCCAACCCGGTCACCGTACCCGCCGAAACCAGCGTCGAGGACGCCATGCACCTGATGCGCGAAAAGCGCATCTCCAGCGTGATCACCGAACCGGGCACTGAGGGCGAGTGGGGTATCATGACGCAACGCGATGTGCTCAGCCGCATCGTCTCCAAGAACCGCACGCCGTCGACGGTGCAGGTTGAGGAGATCGCCAGCCGGCCGCTGGTCACCACCCCGGTGGACACCAGCCTGCACGACTGCGCCGAGATCATGTCCGAGTCCAACATCCGCCGTATGGTGGTCATGGACAACAACAACAAGCCGGTAGGCATCATCTCCGACACCGACATCTTCGCCAGCGTGGAGCAGTTCGGTCTGCCGGAGTAA
- a CDS encoding tetratricopeptide repeat protein has translation MALLIAVGSTSALSSADTARELNEEARQAKEEGMRLYGIRWRSVAIHHLEKAAEAGDVESMYTLGEIYRFMDRGMSREAIDWYHRAAEGGDPYAMLRLNWGMICELADICPEEHDSWAKMALDQELPKAEEGDPDAMLALYSVYVALEDVEEGRNWLRNAAAAGLPQAQDLWASRIQERSGDWPPRAEDVKAAEQGYAPAMNNLAGNLWRQDDVEGSWKWVVRGSEHGYVNNRVTYGRCHLKPEDRPYCPNDSDPIKGWLNREPPLSYFPPKYGL, from the coding sequence ATGGCGCTGCTGATCGCAGTGGGGTCCACTAGCGCGCTCAGCAGCGCCGACACGGCACGTGAACTAAATGAAGAAGCCCGGCAGGCGAAGGAAGAAGGCATGCGCTTGTACGGCATCCGGTGGCGAAGCGTGGCCATCCACCACCTCGAAAAGGCCGCCGAGGCAGGCGATGTAGAGTCCATGTACACCCTTGGCGAGATCTACCGCTTTATGGACCGTGGCATGTCCCGCGAGGCCATCGACTGGTACCACCGCGCGGCGGAGGGCGGGGATCCCTACGCCATGCTTCGTCTGAATTGGGGCATGATCTGCGAGCTGGCCGACATCTGCCCCGAAGAGCATGACTCCTGGGCAAAAATGGCTCTGGACCAGGAACTCCCCAAAGCCGAGGAAGGGGATCCGGATGCCATGCTTGCACTGTATTCAGTCTATGTTGCGCTGGAGGACGTGGAAGAGGGTCGAAACTGGTTGCGCAACGCCGCCGCAGCCGGCCTTCCCCAGGCACAAGACCTGTGGGCGAGTCGTATTCAGGAACGCTCCGGCGACTGGCCCCCGCGAGCAGAAGACGTCAAGGCCGCCGAGCAGGGCTACGCCCCGGCCATGAATAACCTGGCCGGCAATCTCTGGCGACAGGACGACGTCGAGGGCTCATGGAAATGGGTCGTGCGCGGGTCCGAGCACGGCTATGTAAATAATCGAGTGACTTACGGTCGGTGCCATCTCAAGCCCGAGGACCGGCCTTACTGCCCCAATGACAGCGATCCGATCAAGGGCTGGCTGAACCGCGAACCCCCGCTGTCCTACTTCCCGCCCAAGTACGGCCTGTAG
- a CDS encoding tetratricopeptide repeat protein yields MPRKKILVFILIVGLWAGTAQPNDGEDKTSLKLNAEQQQAKEEGMRLWGLHEWIDMQPPLEEAAGAGDVEAIYYLGEANRLLDRGMSREAIDWYHRAAQGGDPHAMLRLEHGMICKLADICPEKYEAWVDKALEQELPKAEHGDPIAMSTLFDVYNMLGEPRTALDWLERAAEAGNPEAQDWLGTITQERSGEWPPQLKDVEAAEPWFRKAAEQGYAPAIYNLVGNLIRQEKMEAAWNWVVEGSERGHIRKRITYGFCHLAPGELIDYCYPDEPDPVKGWAILHALYEETRASTAESLLERYGERLSDEEIAEAEELAEDWLNREPPLSYFPPKYGL; encoded by the coding sequence ATGCCCCGCAAAAAAATTCTAGTGTTCATCCTCATCGTTGGCTTATGGGCCGGCACGGCTCAACCCAACGATGGAGAAGACAAAACATCCCTGAAGCTCAATGCCGAGCAGCAACAGGCTAAAGAAGAAGGAATGCGCCTGTGGGGCCTGCATGAATGGATCGACATGCAGCCGCCGCTGGAAGAAGCGGCCGGGGCCGGTGATGTCGAGGCCATCTACTACCTGGGCGAGGCGAACCGGCTACTGGATCGCGGCATGTCCCGCGAGGCCATCGACTGGTACCACCGCGCGGCGCAGGGCGGGGATCCCCATGCCATGCTCCGGCTCGAACACGGCATGATCTGCAAGTTGGCTGACATTTGCCCCGAGAAATATGAAGCGTGGGTGGACAAGGCTCTCGAGCAGGAACTACCCAAGGCCGAACATGGTGACCCGATCGCCATGTCGACCCTATTTGATGTCTACAACATGCTCGGGGAACCCCGCACGGCCCTAGACTGGCTGGAACGTGCCGCCGAGGCCGGAAACCCGGAGGCCCAAGATTGGCTGGGAACTATCACCCAGGAACGCTCCGGCGAATGGCCCCCGCAGCTGAAAGACGTCGAAGCCGCCGAGCCCTGGTTCCGCAAGGCCGCCGAGCAGGGCTATGCCCCGGCCATATACAACCTCGTGGGGAATCTAATTCGGCAAGAAAAAATGGAAGCGGCGTGGAACTGGGTCGTTGAAGGTTCGGAGCGTGGGCATATTCGGAAGCGCATTACCTACGGATTTTGTCACCTCGCCCCAGGGGAGTTGATTGATTACTGCTACCCGGACGAACCCGATCCCGTCAAAGGGTGGGCCATATTGCACGCGCTGTATGAAGAAACACGAGCTAGCACGGCCGAGAGCCTTCTGGAGCGATACGGGGAGCGCCTATCCGACGAAGAAATCGCCGAAGCCGAAGAACTCGCCGAGGACTGGCTGAACCGCGAGCCCCCACTGTCCTACTTCCCGCCCAAGTACGGCCTGTAG
- the rsmA gene encoding 16S rRNA (adenine(1518)-N(6)/adenine(1519)-N(6))-dimethyltransferase RsmA has protein sequence MNNHRRHRPRKRFGQNFLHDPTLISRMVKAIRPRPGDPLVEIGPGEGALTLPLLRAAGRLTAVELDRDLVAPLQARARTAGELTVHQADALRFDFRQLAPAPPARLRVVGNLPYNISTPLLFHLLESADVIQDMHFTLQKEVVERLAAPPGSKTYGRLSVMVQYRCAVTNLFRLPPGAFRPPPKVDSAFVRLVPHAEPTVDVGDEQAFARLVTQAFSQRRKTLRNTLRPLMSADTIIGVGIDPRERAENLSLEQFAALSQAHTRTKRNASRDTP, from the coding sequence ATGAACAACCACCGCCGCCACCGCCCCCGCAAGCGCTTCGGGCAGAACTTTCTGCACGATCCCACACTGATCTCCCGCATGGTCAAGGCCATCCGCCCCCGGCCCGGCGACCCCCTGGTGGAGATCGGCCCCGGCGAGGGGGCACTCACCCTGCCGCTGCTGCGCGCCGCCGGGCGGCTGACCGCCGTGGAGCTGGACCGCGACCTGGTGGCCCCGCTGCAGGCGCGGGCCCGCACCGCCGGTGAATTGACCGTGCACCAGGCCGATGCCCTGCGCTTCGACTTCCGCCAGCTGGCCCCAGCACCGCCAGCACGGCTGCGGGTGGTGGGCAATCTACCCTATAACATCTCCACCCCGCTGCTCTTCCACCTTCTGGAGAGCGCCGATGTCATCCAGGACATGCACTTCACCCTGCAGAAGGAGGTGGTGGAGCGGCTGGCCGCACCGCCCGGCAGCAAGACCTACGGGCGGCTGTCGGTAATGGTGCAGTACCGCTGCGCGGTCACCAACCTGTTCCGGCTACCGCCGGGCGCCTTCCGCCCGCCGCCCAAGGTGGACTCCGCCTTCGTCCGGCTGGTGCCGCACGCCGAACCCACGGTGGACGTAGGCGACGAGCAGGCATTCGCCCGGCTGGTGACCCAGGCCTTCTCCCAGCGCCGCAAGACCCTACGCAACACCCTGCGCCCGTTAATGTCCGCTGACACCATTATCGGAGTCGGAATTGACCCCCGAGAACGGGCCGAGAATCTGTCCTTGGAGCAGTTTGCCGCCCTGAGCCAGGCCCACACCAGAACAAAACGGAACGCAAGCAGAGATACTCCTTGA
- a CDS encoding DUF502 domain-containing protein gives MRRLGGTFFKGLAAILPAVVTVYVLWWLGSTAEAILGGLIQWVLPTSFYIPGLGLIAGVGLVFALGVLLQAYVFRRIWEWGEGLMTRLPVIKTIYGAVQDLMGFFSGDATRKMQQVVVVDLPGVPFRLLGIVTREDFSQLPDALGGGDTIAVYTPMSYQIGGYTLMLPRDCVHPIDMSVEDAMRYAVTAGMSIKKPTPAPGPSPGENH, from the coding sequence GTGCGTCGGCTGGGCGGCACGTTCTTTAAGGGGTTGGCGGCAATCCTGCCCGCCGTGGTCACCGTTTATGTGTTGTGGTGGCTGGGCAGCACCGCCGAGGCCATCCTCGGCGGCCTCATCCAGTGGGTGTTGCCCACCAGCTTCTACATCCCCGGACTGGGTTTGATTGCGGGGGTCGGTCTGGTCTTCGCCCTGGGGGTGCTGCTCCAGGCCTACGTCTTTCGGCGCATCTGGGAGTGGGGCGAGGGGCTGATGACCCGCCTGCCGGTGATCAAGACCATCTACGGCGCGGTTCAGGACTTGATGGGCTTTTTCTCCGGCGACGCCACCCGCAAGATGCAGCAGGTGGTGGTGGTGGACCTGCCCGGCGTGCCCTTCCGCCTGCTCGGCATCGTCACCCGGGAGGACTTCTCCCAATTGCCGGACGCGCTCGGCGGCGGGGACACCATCGCGGTCTATACCCCCATGAGCTACCAGATCGGGGGCTACACGCTGATGCTGCCCCGGGACTGCGTGCACCCCATCGATATGAGCGTGGAGGATGCCATGCGCTACGCGGTCACGGCCGGCATGTCGATAAAAAAACCCACGCCTGCTCCGGGCCCATCACCCGGTGAGAATCATTGA